A portion of the Roseovarius sp. SCSIO 43702 genome contains these proteins:
- a CDS encoding RidA family protein: MGRIEKKLAEMGVTLPDAPAPAANYVPFVQTGNLVHVSGQIAKDENGLITGKLGDDMDVEAGARAAKVCAIALLAQVKAACGGDLDRLKQVVKLTGFVNSTPDFTDQPLVINGASDFIGEALGEAGKHARAAVSAASLPLGVAVEIDGIFEIE, translated from the coding sequence ATGGGACGTATCGAGAAGAAACTGGCCGAGATGGGCGTGACCCTGCCCGACGCGCCCGCCCCGGCGGCGAATTACGTGCCCTTCGTGCAGACCGGCAACCTTGTCCATGTCTCGGGCCAGATCGCCAAGGACGAGAACGGTCTCATCACCGGGAAGCTGGGCGACGACATGGATGTCGAGGCGGGCGCGCGGGCGGCGAAGGTCTGTGCCATCGCGCTCCTGGCGCAGGTGAAGGCGGCTTGCGGCGGCGATCTCGACCGGCTCAAGCAGGTGGTGAAGCTCACGGGGTTCGTCAACTCGACGCCCGATTTCACCGACCAGCCGCTGGTGATCAACGGCGCATCGGACTTCATCGGAGAGGCGCTGGGCGAGGCGGGCAAGCACGCGCGCGCGGCGGTGTCGGCGGCGTCGCTTCCCCTGGGCGTCGCGGTCGAGATCGACGGGATCTTCGAGATCGAATGA
- a CDS encoding HlyD family type I secretion periplasmic adaptor subunit has translation MNRRATSPGAARGPVLVACAVLAILLAGVGGWGVTARIAGAFIAPGTVDFASGRQVVQHPEGGVVARLHVRDGDRVAAGDVLVTLEAGALAAERAVAEARLFELLARRARLEAARDAGAAPAFGAELRAAAARPEVGELMAGQRRLHAAWAEARAAERREFDRRLRQLARQVAESRKQAAALDRQAALIAEELAGQEALLSGGLVPAARVLALRREAARLEGARAELRAAMAGMEGDMAGIAIERKRRAAREREATIGQLRDLRHTEIETRERLAALGARIGRLDLRAPVGGVVHGLRIHARQAVLRPAEPVLAIVPDGERPQVMARIRPADIDRLRAGQAVGLRLGATSARDAPRLAGRVRVISAHLVDDNGGDAPYYRAEIALDPGEERRLPDGVTLVPGMPVEAFFTTGERTPLAYLAEPLTRYFATAFRE, from the coding sequence ATGAACCGGCGCGCGACCTCCCCCGGCGCGGCGCGTGGCCCGGTCCTCGTCGCCTGTGCCGTGCTGGCGATCCTTCTGGCCGGTGTCGGTGGCTGGGGCGTCACGGCGCGGATCGCGGGAGCTTTCATCGCGCCCGGCACGGTCGATTTCGCCTCGGGCCGGCAGGTCGTGCAGCATCCCGAGGGTGGCGTGGTTGCGCGGCTTCACGTGCGCGACGGCGACCGGGTGGCGGCGGGCGACGTGCTCGTGACGCTCGAGGCGGGCGCACTTGCCGCCGAGCGCGCGGTGGCCGAGGCGCGGTTGTTCGAGCTGCTGGCACGGCGTGCCCGGCTCGAGGCAGCGCGCGACGCAGGCGCCGCCCCGGCCTTCGGCGCCGAGCTTCGAGCCGCGGCGGCCCGTCCGGAGGTGGGCGAGCTCATGGCCGGTCAACGGCGGCTCCATGCCGCCTGGGCCGAGGCGCGCGCGGCCGAGAGGCGCGAATTCGACCGGCGGCTGCGGCAGCTGGCACGGCAGGTGGCCGAATCGCGGAAACAGGCCGCGGCGCTCGACCGCCAGGCCGCGCTGATCGCCGAGGAACTGGCGGGCCAGGAGGCGCTCCTGTCGGGCGGTCTCGTCCCCGCCGCGCGGGTGCTTGCGCTGCGGCGGGAGGCGGCGCGGCTCGAGGGCGCGCGCGCCGAGCTGCGGGCCGCCATGGCCGGGATGGAGGGCGACATGGCGGGTATCGCCATCGAGCGAAAGCGCCGCGCCGCGCGCGAGCGGGAGGCGACGATCGGCCAGCTGCGCGACCTGCGCCACACCGAGATCGAAACCCGCGAACGGCTGGCCGCGCTGGGCGCGCGGATCGGGCGGCTCGACCTGCGCGCGCCGGTCGGAGGGGTGGTTCATGGCTTGCGCATCCACGCGCGGCAGGCCGTCCTGCGCCCGGCCGAGCCGGTGCTTGCCATCGTGCCGGACGGCGAACGCCCGCAGGTGATGGCCCGGATCCGGCCCGCCGATATCGACAGGCTGCGCGCGGGCCAGGCCGTGGGTCTGCGCCTCGGCGCCACGTCCGCGCGCGATGCGCCGCGCCTCGCCGGGCGCGTGCGCGTGATCTCGGCGCATCTCGTCGACGACAACGGTGGCGACGCGCCGTATTACCGCGCCGAGATCGCGCTCGACCCCGGAGAGGAACGGCGGCTTCCCGATGGGGTGACGCTCGTCCCCGGCATGCCGGTCGAGGCGTTCTTCACCACGGGCGAGCGAACACCGCTCGCCTATCTCGCGGAGCCGCTGACCCGGTATTTCGCGACGGCCTTTCGGGAATGA